One Archocentrus centrarchus isolate MPI-CPG fArcCen1 chromosome 10, fArcCen1, whole genome shotgun sequence genomic region harbors:
- the LOC115786502 gene encoding signal-regulatory protein beta-2-like, whose product MIVVWLTLIFLHRGYSLVPVKTVQLGEAVTLSCDLPIKEFGTRIIYWYKQSVGDGLKLIVTQSKSATPEYSPEFSRTRFDAQKHENFSNLTIMNTVQGDEGLYHCGIAEWMYPIQWSETYLLVKGNTQRTSAYTVLQWPTVSDPLHAGESVTLQCSVLSDSNSETCPGGHSVFLFREGLQTPHPSIIYTDGNKHHECENRSEAQQRCVYRFSKNISSSDAGTYYCAVAACGEILFGNGTKLDIQGDCMWSQSPRSVIFLLCAVLAVSLIVIAVLICPIKKNNNDHYKAPVVKKNFNDQKKQQNKDTWMFSAAVFTLMKADRGVLKDGTTVERQQIYTACKALGLD is encoded by the exons ATGATCGTGGTGTGGCTTACACTGATTTTTCTTCATCGAGGAt ATTCTCTGGTTCCAGTGAAAACAGTTCAGCTTGGTGAAGCAGTGACATTATCATGTGATTTACCAATAAAAGAGTTTGGCACTAGAATAATTTACTGGTACAAGCAGAGCGTCGGGGATGGTCTGAAATTAATAGTGACACAGTCAAAATCCGCAACACCAGAGTATAGCCCTGAATTTTCTAGAACAAGATTTGATGCACAAAAGCATGAGAACTTTAGCAACCTGACCATTATGAACACAGTCCAAGGGGACGAGGGACTCTATCACTGTGGAATAGCTGAGTGGATGTATCCCATTCAGTGGAGTGAGACATATTTGTTAGTAAAAG GAAATACTCAGAGGACATCAGCCTATACTGTTCTTCAGTGGCCAACAGTATCAGACCCACTCCATGCAGGAGAATCAGTGACTCTGCAGTGTTCAGTCCTCTCTGACTCTAACAGTGAGACGTGTCCAGGAGGTCACAGTGTGTTCCTGTTCAGGGAAGGATTACAAACACCTCATCCTAGCATCATCTACACTGATGGAAACAAACATCATGAATGTGAGAATAGATCTGAGGCTCAGCAGAGATGTGTTTATCGCTTCTCTAAGAACATCAGCTCCTCTGATGCTGGGACTTATTACTGTGCTGTGGCCGCATGTGGGGAGatattatttggaaatggaacTAAACTGGATATTCAAG GAGACTGCATGTGGTCACAGAGTCCCAGATCAGttatttttctgctgtgtgcGGTCTTGGCAGTAAGTCTGATTGTTATAGCGGTCCTCATTTGCCCAATCAAGAAAAATAACAATGACCATTACAAAG CTCCTGTCGTGaagaaaaactttaatgatcagAAAAAACAGCA GAATAAGGACACGTGgatgttttctgctgctgtatttaCACTGATGAAAGCTGACAGAGGTGTATTAAAGGACGGCACAACAGTGGAGAGGCAGCAGATCTACACAGCATGCAAGGCTTTGGGGCTGGATTAG